A stretch of the Panicum virgatum strain AP13 chromosome 9N, P.virgatum_v5, whole genome shotgun sequence genome encodes the following:
- the LOC120693013 gene encoding protein TIFY 11e-like: protein MAAAAPASGGTARACPPPATRFAAACGALSRYVRAAEAERVPVPVRLPLPLMPGADVAAQDPAAEAALTPAQMTIVYGDQVLVLDGVPADKAAGLLRLATAAARGGPPAAADLPVARKASLQRFMEKRRGRAAARTAATRARQLTTSSISSSLSEPLTDSSASCLHAGRVGRARRIECTER, encoded by the coding sequence ATGGCAGCGGCGGCACCAGCTTCAGGAGGCACGGCCCGCgcgtgcccgccgccggccacccggttcgcggcggcgtgcggcgcgctCAGCCGCTACGTCAGGGCGGCCGAAGCCGAGAGGGTGCCCGTTCCTGTgcggctcccgctcccgctcatGCCGGGcgccgacgtcgccgcccagGATCCCGCCGCCGAAGCGGCTCTGACTCCTGCGCAGATGACCATCGTGTACGGCGACCAGGTGCTGGTGCTCGACGGCGTCCCCGCGGACAAGGCGGCGGGCCTGCtgcgcctcgccaccgccgcggcgcggggAGGACCACCTGCGGCCGCCGACCTGCCGGTGGCGAGAAAGGCGTCGCTGCAGCGGTTCATGGAGAAGCGCaggggccgggccgccgcccggacggcggcgacgcgtgccCGGCAGCTGACGACCAGCAGTATCTCAAGCTCGCTCTCTGAGCCTCTGACTGATTCCTCTGCTTCGTGCCTGCATGCTGGTAGAGTAGGAAGAGCACGCCGAATCGAATGTACAGAGAGATGA
- the LOC120687685 gene encoding protein TIFY 11e-like produces the protein MVAAAEEAVTARGCTGGGPAATTSRFAAACGALSQYVRAAGAERARAGAWPAVPVPVRPLPLMPGADVEDPEAGPAPAAQMTIVYGGRALVLDDVPADRAADLLRLAAAAGRLSSAADLLPVPRKASLQRFMEKRKGRAAARAELPYRRPGERHDDLTLAL, from the coding sequence AtggtggcggcagcggaggaagCGGTGACGGCACGCGGatgcaccggcggcggccccgcggcTACGACCAGCCGgttcgcggcggcgtgcggcgcgctCAGCCAGTACGTGAGGGCGGCTGGGGCCGAGAGGGCGCGCGCCGGCGCGTGGCCTgccgtgccggtgccggtgcggcCCCTCCCCCTCATGCCGGGCGCCGACGTGGAGGATCCCGAGGCGgggcccgcgcccgcggcgcaGATGACCATCGTGTACGGCGGGCGGGCGCTGGTGCTCGACGACGTTCCCGCGGACAGGGCCGCGGACCTGCTgcgcctcgcggcggcggctgggaggcTCTCCTCGGCCGCGGACCTGCTGCCGGTGCCGAGGAAGGCGTCGCTGCAACGGTTCATGGAGAAGCGCAAAGggagggccgccgcgcgcgccgagcTGCCGTACCGTCGGCCCGGCGAGCGGCACGACGACCTCACGCTCGCGCtgtga